The uncultured Carboxylicivirga sp. genomic interval CATATACAGACAGAGGCAATGGACTAGAATACCTTCAATCAATGGATATCAAAGTTACGAATTGCACTTTTGACAGCAATCGAAGAAATGGGATTTCACCAGGTGATGGAGTACGTGTTACTATAGATCGAAATCAATTCCTGAATTCAGGAGTTGACACAGAAAAATCGAAAGGTACTGCTCCCCGATGTGCCATTGACGTTGAATCGTGGTGGGAGCTGGATGAGAACCAAAATCTAATCAGATACCATACAACAACCGATTTTGTTATTAGTAACAATATTGAAAGAGGTGGAGCAAACATATCCTTTCTAGTAGCAGTTGGTGAGAATGTGACTTTTGATGGAAATGATGTAGAACAAAGAATTGGTTTTAACACAGGTAGAAACCTTACCATCAAAAACAACAAGGTTAAAAGCCAAATTATTGTTGGAAATGGCGCTTACAGAACTTACCAAGAGAATTTTCAGGTATATGATAACGTAGTTGAAGGAGATACTTTAGGTGGTATCGGTATTTATTTCCAAGCATACGAAGCTAAAGTCTTTAATAATACGATTAATGGAAAAACAACCGGTATTGCCATTCGAAATTCAGGAAACTCTGATATTTATAACAATATTATAAATCTTCCTAAAGATTTATCTATAACCTATGGTATCTTTGCATACGCGGCAATCGCAGACAACGTACATGTTAGTGAAAACAAAATTCATGATTGCAAGTATATGCCAATCAGTTTTAATGGCATAAATAACATCGATGGAGGCGAAAATAACTACGTAACGATTTCGGACACCAACTTGGATGGAGACATAATGAGCATTGAAGATGTTGAAAAGAACATTTACAATTCAAAAGGAGTTGTTGTAAAATAACCAGTGATAATAAAAAAGCAGGTATCTGATATAAATACCTGCTTTTTATTTATTCATTCAAAAGAAAAATATCTCACTTTCCTATCATCATATTTATCCAACCGTTCTGATAACAAAGTACTAAATCTCTTTGCCCCCTTTTTATTAAGATGATCGTAATTAAAAAAATCACTCCTCTTAAAGTTTGAATTAGTAGAATAATTCCAATATTCGATATTATACTTCCTACATAAATAATTGATCTCCTTATTATTTTTTTCTATGGTCGCCGAATCTAAAAACTTATTATATTCACTATACGTTGGAGAAGCATATAATATTGGTCTAATCCCTTTTTTAATAAGAATACGAATAAACTCTTCTAAATCATTGAGCACTTGTTTCCGCTCACTATTAATTGGTTCTGCAAATGAATCAGCTCTTCTTTGATAATTAACCTTATTAAATAAGATAGAATCTGTTCCTGAAAAGGTAATAAAACCACGATACACCTTATCGGTTAAAGGCACACCACTTTCAACATCAAAATCGAGAATATCTTGCCCACTATTTTCATATAGGTTACGTAGCCTTTTTTTGAGCATTGAAATACTTACCATTGGTGTATATCCCCAAATAAATGGTGATAATTCATACTTCAGGTAACTTTTGTCCTTATATTTAATACCATTGCCATAATACGACCATATATCGCGCACACCTTGTGATGATGTATACAGAGAATGATAATCAACACTTATTAGTACATACTTTAACTTGGGAACTCCCTTACTAAGAGCCTTTAAGGTAAGTCTTTTATCGAAATATATCTGCTGATTAACATTTGCCAGGTTATAAGCATAAAAATCGGTAAAACAGGCAGGATCTACTGCATAATTTGCATGAGAATTCCCCAGAACCAACACTTCAACAGAATCCTTTTGTTGCAATAACCCATTAATTTTCACTTTATAAAGCGAATTTTGATTACGTAACCATAAATCGAAAAATCCGATTACAACAAAAGGTACAATCGCTATTATTATTGTTTTTATAACAAACCTTTTCATAAAGCATTAAAATTGAAAATAAATAAACTCTTGCTGGTTCCCTTGTAATAAAACAATAGCAATCAAAACCAGATAATACACCCCATATCTGACAATGGGTATCTTTATAGTACCGACTGATTCAATGGCATATTCATTTTCGCGCCCCATCCATTCAACTATAATAAAGAGCAATACAGCCGCAATCGTTCCTTTGGGAATAAAGGCTGGCATAGCAAATAAAGACCCTGAAAAAATAGTTTTTATAATTGCAAATGCATGAGTAATACTCTCTGCCCTGAAAAAGATCCAGGCAAAAACAACCATTGCAAAAGTTAAAATCATCATCATCAAATCTCTCAGGTTCGGCACTATTTTGCCTTTTGCTACAATATCTATATGATTTCGGTTATTCTTGGTTAGCAATAAAGGTAAGAAGTATACAGCATTGAGCGCTCCCCAGAAAAGAAAAGTCCAATTGGCACCATGCCAAAAACCACTAACAAGAAAAATAATAAACGTATTTCTCACTTTCATCCACAAACTACCTCTACTACCACCCAAAGGTATATACAAATAATCTCGAAACCAGGTTGATAACGAAATATGCCATCTTCGCCAAAACTCCGCTATATCACGCGAAAAATAAGGAAATGCAAAGTTTCGCATCAAATCAAACCCAAATAAACGAGAGGTACCAATGGCAATATCTGAATATCCCGAAAAATCACCATATATCTGGAAAGTAAAGAACACAGCCCCCATCAATAAGGTGCTACCATTGAAATCAGCTGAATTATTAAAGATCTGGTTGGCATATTCGGCACAGTTATCGGCAATAACTACCTTCTTAAACAATCCCCACAATATCTGTCGCATACCATCTACTGCCTGAGTGTAATCAAATACCCGCTTTTTATAAAACTGGGGGAGTAAATGTGTAGCTCGTTCTATGGGGCCGGCAACTAACTGGGGAAAAAAGCTTACAAAGGCTGCAAATGCAATAAAATCACGTGTGGGTTCCATTTTTCGTTTGTAAACATCTATAGAATAACTAAGTGTTTGAAAAGTATAAAAACTTATCCCAACGGGTAGAATAATATTTAAGGAACTAACTCTTACAGGTTTTCCCAATAATGTAAATGCTTCGATAAAATTATCAAGGAAAAAGTTATAATACTTAAAAAATCCCAGAAATCCCAGATTAACACAAATACTGATCCAAAGGAGAACTTTTCTTTTGTTTTCGTTTGACTCCTTTCCTAAAGTACGGCCAACAATATAATCTACCATTGTACTAAAAAGTATCAGAGATAAAAACCTCCAGTCCCACCACCCATAAAAAAGATAGCTCGCCCCAACAATCAACAGGTTTTGAAGCTTTAAATTCTTACTGATCACAAACCAATAAAGCACAAAAACAATAGGCAAAAAAATTGCAAATTCAATGGAATTAAAAAGCATCTATTATAATTTTCTAACTAAAATTCAACTTTAACATATCTATCGACCTATCAATTAATACTGAGAGCAACTAACAGATCTTGAGTATATATTATAATATCGGAATGATCAACTAATATTAATGTCCTTTACTTCGTTAAACAAGTTTACCCACATGGGCATTATTTTCTCCGACGTATAGTCTAGTGAACGTTCTTTTGCATTCTTTCCCATTTGCAACCTTAAATCCTCATTGTCCATTACTTCATACAGATTTTCTAGAAAAGCTGTTCTATCATCCATTTCAATTACATAACCATCTATTCCTTCACGAATAACATCCAATGGACCACAGGAACATTTATAGGAAACACAAGGAAGACCATAGGACATAGCTTCTATTATCACCATAGGTAAACCTTCTCCATCAGAAGTCATAATAAAAACAGAAGATTCTAAATACTTATCGCTAATATTGTTAACATTACCATGCAAAGTTACATTATCATTTAAACCATACGAATCAATTAAACTTTGCAAGTGGCTTCGTTCTACCCCATCACCATAAATATCAAGTTGCCATTCCGGACGGGTTTTCACCACCTCGCGCCATAATTCAATCTGACGATCAAAACGTTTTATGCGGCTTCGCATACTACCCACACTAATAACCCTTTTATTTACAAGCTTCGAAACTCCTGCTTCATCCGACTGATTAAGTACATTGGGTATAACCACATGAGGGGTAGTGTATTTACCTTCCTCTGCATCCTGCTGGGTTAACAGCACCAGTTTATTGTATTTTTTAAGTTTAGAAAACATTCTTTTAAACTCTATAGCCAACTTTTTCCTTCTGATAAAAGGTTGTGTAAGTGCGATGGTATTTTTTGCAGCAATTGTCGAATAATGATACTCCCGTATAGTGGGTATCTTTAACTTTTTAGCCACATGTGGAAAAACAAAATCACCTATCCCCAGTCCCAATCCAATAATAATATCGGGTTGGATGGTTTTAAATAACTCTTCACTCATCCTTCGTAATTCCAATACACGTAAACGATGATGAAGAATTGGAACAGAAAAATTCTCATTCAACACTTTTGTTCCCAGGTAATGAAAATGTATATTTTTCGAATAATCATAGGCCAGTAATTTTTGTTTATCCTGAAGAATAAAAATATGAACTTCATAACCAAGTACATCTGCAAAATAGGCCGATTTAGTTGCGAGAACTTTTTCTGTTCCTCCCTTACCGGCAAGAGTCTCCATAAAATATACAAGCTTCATATCTAATTATTTTATTTTCATAATAAACTCCTCTATCGAGCTAGCCATAAAATTTGCTGCATTAATTTTTATCTTTTCATCCTCCCAATCCCACCAGGCAATTTCATTCATTAATCTTTTACATGATACATCACATTTATGATCTACAATACGTGCCGGTACTCCAGCTACGATACAATAATCCTCAATATCCTTTGTAACCACACTTCCGGCAGCTATTGTAACACCATTACCAATTTTAACTCCAGGTAATATTATTGCCCCCATTCCAATCCAGACATCATTCCCAATTTCTATTCCTCGCTTAGTATTATGTTTATCCAAAAAATCACTCTTTGATTCACCCAAAATTCTCTCATTTTCCTTAAATAACTGATCAAAAATTGGATAAGCCGTAATTCTTGAGATGGAATGATTGGCCCCATCTACAATAAAATTAACATTATTAGCTATTGAACAGTATTTTCCTATAAGAACAGGGGTGTTTGTCCAACGCCACAATTTAGCCCCATTATCATAAGTCCTTTTCCCAATGAAAGTATAAGGATCATTCTTTAAAAAAACATAGTCAATACTTTTAAGTAAATGATTCCTATCCACCCCCAATAAACGCCACAGTATTTTTCGTATTGTATCTGTCATAGTATTTTCCCAATTATTGCTTTTTCATCTTTATTCATTAGAAAAAAATAAAATATTAAACTATAAATCGTCGCATAAACAAAAACAGACAGACCTAAGCCAATCCAGGTAAACACAATATTTATATATCCAATCAGGAAACGAACACTACCAATTAATACTAAAAGTACAAGAATCTGTTTAAAATAAACCCTTGAATAAAATAGAAGTAACTTAAATCCAAACACATGTCGAAAATATAAATTAGTAATAATTACATTAATAAACATAGCTGCTGTCAATGGATATATCATTCCTTTAATCCCATATTCTTTGGATAAAAAAAAGCCAATAATTACCCCCATGGTAATGGTTAATAAATTGGCAATTGCTTTAAAACGCACCTTATTTCGGGCTTCAATAATTGAATTACCAAAACTTTGAGATAAGGGTATAGTCATCGCTAACATAACCAAAAAAGCAACCATCCACGACATTTGATAATCATCTCCTACCCATAAATGAATAAAAGCTTTACCAAATAAAAAGAAACCACTTAGTATTAAAAGAGATACTCCATTACACAAACGGCCTACCTTAACCATGGCCATTGTCAATTCCTCAGATGTTTTGCCCTGCACCACCATTTGACTTGCCTTGGGCAGCAATAAGGTATTAATAGCTCCGGCAAAAGCACCATAATAGGTTCCTAACATTATACCAACTGCAAAAATAGCCACCTGTACCGTATCGATATTAATACCTAATACCAGCTGCCCGGCATTCCATTGAAACGACTGAGTGATGGCAATTACAAATATCCAAACCGAATAGTTAAAAATAGGAGCAATGGCATTAAAATGGATATTGGAAAATGTTGCACGTATTTTCAACTTAAATTTAGCATATATAAACAAAGAAGATATACCTACAATATTTAAAACAGTATCTAATATTACCAATGATACAGCCTTACCTCCCAACTTTAAAACCGCGACCACTGTTACAGCCCTTATTATATAACGTAAAAAGTTAACCGAACGAGGAAAAACAAACTGCTCATAAGCATTACATATTGCAGTAAAAGAACCACCAGGCAAAGTGATGGCAATATTAAAAACCAATATAAGATACATTATTTTAGCCCGGATAATCTGATCGGGAGTTAATGATTCGCTAAATATAGATTCGATGTTAAAGTAAAAAATTAAACCTATTATTATGACCAAAGTAGAGATTACTCCATAAATAACATAGATACTTCCTAAAAATTCATCTTCTTTTATTCTATTTTTTTCAGCCCTGTATTTCGATACAAAACGAACAATGGTATTATTCAACCCCAAATCCATTAATGAGAGATAGGCTACAAAAGAGCCTATTAGAGTATATAAACCGTATTCCGAATCCCCCAATGTACGTATAATAAAAGGAGTTAACACAAGGCCTATTACATTCACCATCACAATATTTAGATAGGAAAGTGATGCCCCGGCTTTTAGTTGATTGATTGCCACTTATTGTTCTTTTTAAACGGTTATTTCCTCCTAAACACGATCATAGTCAAGAGAAAAAGCAGAAGTAATATACACTCCCACCATGTTAAAAATACAATTCAAAGTAATGAGTGAAGGAAAATATTGACAGATAGCTTTTATTTTTTGTTTAACCTTTACTATTACAGTATATAATTATTCACTAGTGTCCGGTAAAAATTTACCGGGCAGAACATTTTAAAGAACTGCCCGACATGTCTACTTTTAGTTTACCACAACAAAAAAGTAAGACATGGGTAAAAGTACAATTTTTAGCGGACAGCCTATATTTAATCAGCTGTTAACGTTCATTGACAAGAGTGAGATTAGAAAAATAGCGAAACAACACGGCAGCGAACGGTATGTAAAGAAGTTTACGACCTATAACCATTTGGTTGTGATGTTATTTGTTGCATTAGAAGGTTACTCCTCGATACGCGAGGTTATTCTTGGTTTACTTGCTAATGCGCATAAATTATCCCATTTAGGATTAAGTTATCTGGTAAAACGCACTACTTTTTCAGAGGCTAATAAACGCAGAAGTAGCAAGGTCTTCGAAGATATTTACATGTCTGTCTACAGAAAACATGCTTCCAGTTTAGCGGACAGCCGGCTGCAAGAGAAAGAACTCAAGCGATTGTATATCATGGATTCGTCAACTATTTCCTTGTTCAAGGATATTTTGAAAGGAGTTGGACGCAATCCTAAAAATGGCAAAAGAAAGGCGGCATCAAGGCTCATACACTGATAAAAGCAGACGAGAACGTCCTTGTTTAATCCGATATAGCGAAGCTGCCAAACACGACCATCTGTTTTTAGCAGAGGCAATGCATTTGCCGTCCGGTTCAATCATAACCTTTGACAAAGGCTATGTTGATTATGCCCGCTATGAGGTGTTTAGCGATAAGTCAATTTGGTATGTTACCCGATTAAAAGACAACGCTCTTTATAAAGCCAGGCAAGAGTTTGATATACCAGATGATGCAGATTCCGGTGTACTAAAAGATGAAGAAATCGTGCTTCTTGATGGTAGTAACAAAACAAAGGAACATAAAGCAAGACGTATTGCATACTGGGATAATGAAAATGGGCGAGTGTTTGAGTTTATCACCAATAACATGGAACTTGCTGCAGAAACAATTGCATACATTTACAAGAAGCGCTGGCAAATAGAGCTGCTATTTAAGCAACTCAAACAAAATTTTCCATTAAAGTATTTTCTTGGCGATAATGAAAACGCAATTGAAATTCAGATATGGGCAGCAATGTTAGCAAACCTGCTTATTACCCTTGTAAAAAGTAAGTTGAAGCGTAATTGGGCATTCTCGAATATGGTTTCTATTATCAGGTAACAATTAATGAATTATATCAATATATATGCCTTCTTAGAAAATCCTGAAAAAAGCTGGCTGGTATTGATTAAAGAAGATAAAAACAAATATCAGAATTCGCTATTCCCCAAAATTTAGGGGGCTTACTTTTCGAAACTAAAAATGCCCGATTTGTATATCAGACACTTATATTGATAAAATTAAAGCTATTCCGCTTTACCGGACAACAAAGAATATAAATACATTTTCCTATTTCAAGGATGTTATGCAACGTTTGGCTGAAAGTCCATCAATGACAAATGAACAATTACGCTACTTGCTTCCTGATAGGTGGGCATTTTTTTGAGGGGCAACGCGGAGACGGTTACACTACAAGCGTGGTAATCGCACAAGAACCTTATTATTACCAAATTTAGGCACCGTAAAAAGTATGGGTTTTAATATTCCTTTAAAATAATGGACAAATACCACACAAAGAATTATTGGAAATAATATCAATACTATTTTGCCCAAAACAGAATTCACATCAAACCCTATAAGCTTATATAAGTGAATAAACAATGCCACAAAAAACTGATGAAGCAGAAAAATCTCCAACGAATTTTTACCAATATTTATAAACGTAGTATTTATATAGTCTGAATATGACATTAAATAAACTACTAATCCAACAAAAAAGAATGTAACTGGAATATTTAAAATCAGTATCCTAATAAAGCCCGAAGTCCTAATGGAACCGTATGTGATAAATAATAAAGAATGAATTAATAGAACAAAAACAGCAAGTCCTACCATCCACAACATTAACCTATTGCTCCGTTTAAATATATAAGTCACTTGCTTTTTAAATATAAAACCGGCCATAAAAAAAGGCAGTCCTATAAAGCATAAATTGTGAAAAAGAATATTTTTTAAAAATCCATATTGCATACTAAAGAGAATCAACAAGGCAAGTATAATGGTGATAATCATCTGTTTCAAGTAAGACATATAACTTACAACAGCAGCAATTCCACTCAATATTAACAAAGCATATATAAACCATAAATTCCCATATGGTAGAATAAATAAACTGTTTTGAGGAAGATATGGATATGGTTCCCAGGGATATAAATGAAGTCCTATCCTTTCAACGAGAAATGATAATAAAGTCCAAATTATAATTAACCAAATCATAAGCGGCATTCGCTTTGATAAGAACCACTTTAGTTTGTTTTTCTTTAAAGCCGCCATAACAATACCTGCAGCTAAGAAAAAAGCAGGCATCCTGGCAACGGCTAGTAAAGAATTAGACGAATGAACAAACCAATCAAATAGAATACTAGACGAATGTGTACTAATTGCATCAGAATATGCAGCACAAACGGCATGGTTAAAAGCCACTAATAATATGGTAATGCCTTTTAACATATCAATCCATTTTATTCTACTATCGTTTTTAGAGCATTCTTCCATGCCTACATTTTTGTTCAAAGATTTACATATATAATTAACTATCACACAATTAAATATAAGCCCAAAATAATATAGTTTACATTTGTTTTGATTTAATTACATTTTTTATTGATTAGGTATATATACCTAGTGATTAAAACTCAAACAAACTGCTACAAATTGATTACATAGTCTTTATTGAGATTACGAGATCTTTTATTGCTTTCTAAAACCTTAATATTAGTTGTTGATTACCATTAAAGGTTTAATAATACTCGTGATTCGTTAAAGACGTTAAGAAACGTGATAAAAAGATATTACCATTAAAAAGGATTTCTTTATCAAACAAAGATTACAGAATATCATAAAGACAAATACAAATAACCAAAGGAGTGTATAATTAAAATAAGTTGCAAGATGGAAATTAATCCAAAGTCTTCAATGCCTCAAAGTATTTTATAAAATCCACTAAATGCACCTGTGGACTTACCTGCAGGAATTTTTCATTGGTGATATAACATGTATAACCCTCTTTTGGGGCTATAGCTTCAATCTGGCAAAAGGGATAATTAAAGGCTACCTTTTTTACTTTGCCAGAAAAAAAATGGTTCTCATTATAGTCCGCTAATAAAATAAAAAAAGGCATCATCAGTTTACTGTAGCCCGTTAAAACAATGGTATCCTCCCCCGCAAAATGGCAAGCACCAGTAATTAAACCACCAACCGGATATTCTGCTATTTTTTTTGCCACATATGTTCCTTTGCTGGCAGGAAGAGCATATACCCTGGTGTTTTGACTGATCCACTGCTTGGTAAATAAATAGATACTATCGTTTGTTACAATCATTGCTTCGCAATCAAAGTCAGTTTCCAACACCTCGTTATACGAATAATCAGTTTGATCTTCATAGCTGTAAAAAAGGGTATCGATAACAATCCGCCCATTATTTAAGGCTTCTTTTTCTACTAAAAAAATACGAAGGTTTTGTCGGTAGTTAAAATTATTGCCAAAATCACCAAAATAAATAGTTTCATCATCTTGAGCCAACGATTCCCAATCCTGCATTTTTAAACCAGGAAACGTATATTTTTTTATTACTTCTCCGTTGGAAGGATCTACCCCATACAAAACAGGTTCTGAGCTATCATTTTGCATCCACAAAGTATCTTTCCAGATAATAGCTCCTGAGTTTTCATTTAAACCAGAGTTTAAAGCAATGCTTTTTATTGGTTCTATAGGAGTAGCAAGAAGCTCCTTTGTTTGTTCCTTTTCAGACTTGCCATTGCATGATATCAAAAAAGCACTCATTAATATAATGTATCCTTTAAAAAAAGAGCGAATTACTCTATGTGGTTGCAATACTTTTAATACCATTATATATTAAATTAAGATGGCGCCTCCCCTATTGCTGACAATCAATTAATGCAATAAACTTACACGCAATATTGTTTAACCCTAACAATATACATGATTGACTTGTTTAAATCTGAATTTTATTTGCGAATTACGCTAATTAATCGATTTATATTTCGACACAGACAATAGGCAACTAAGATAAGAGTAACTGTATTAATATATTAACACAAAACAGATCACTTGGTTACAATTCTCTTATCCCCGGCGGGATATATATTTATAGATCATAAAAATTGTCAACTCACCACAACTCCAGAGGAGTTGAATAGCAAATGATAATACATTTAAACTAAATTCTGAAAGAATGTGATAACAAAGAACCAGATCTTTTTTCGTGATTAACCTTCCATCTATTTTTTTTTATTCGCTCCTCTCCTAACTTCATTCGACTATCCATCGATACTGCTTTGTAGCTTATTCGTAATTACTTCGATAGCCATTCGATGCTTGTTTGATGGTTATTCGATGCTTGTTCGATCTTAAGGAATCAGAGATTGATCGAAGGATAAACCTATCAAACTTTCACCAAAACCAAACCAATAAAGTTACATATTTCAACAAGTTAACATAATTACTTAATCCATATTCCTACGATGTCTTTACCAATCATTACAGTAATATTACCGTTATATTTTCCCATAAAATCAGAGTTTATATTGCACTTGTCTTTTGGATCCAAAAAGAAACATAAACAGTAATTGCACACTATGGCCGGACATTGATTGTGTACAAAACTAAAAAAGAAGAACCATGGAAACATTTAGATTATT includes:
- a CDS encoding right-handed parallel beta-helix repeat-containing protein, which produces MKSNLLIIFSFIFLLACSKEYIEKPGTDEPETDNPDTEEPIPGDDVETVPCDFDFNTIEANDTLNIVCNHDLSGETINIPSNVIINYYSGGAITNGTLYFEDNGIIDGRILNYKLNVEGNVKLKSTTFQLNINRWNITEGIVSDEVAITNKKALQKALDDSKRLGATIFNTGDFDAYFNVTYDYFRIAAISIPSDLIFQLNDNTHIRVQPNKEPHYVLIQMREVSNVEILGGKFYGDRDEHDYNSINSTHEGGCLIDITASHNILVNGALMRDATGDGLDIGCIGTYTDRGNGLEYLQSMDIKVTNCTFDSNRRNGISPGDGVRVTIDRNQFLNSGVDTEKSKGTAPRCAIDVESWWELDENQNLIRYHTTTDFVISNNIERGGANISFLVAVGENVTFDGNDVEQRIGFNTGRNLTIKNNKVKSQIIVGNGAYRTYQENFQVYDNVVEGDTLGGIGIYFQAYEAKVFNNTINGKTTGIAIRNSGNSDIYNNIINLPKDLSITYGIFAYAAIADNVHVSENKIHDCKYMPISFNGINNIDGGENNYVTISDTNLDGDIMSIEDVEKNIYNSKGVVVK
- a CDS encoding MBOAT family O-acyltransferase → MLFNSIEFAIFLPIVFVLYWFVISKNLKLQNLLIVGASYLFYGWWDWRFLSLILFSTMVDYIVGRTLGKESNENKRKVLLWISICVNLGFLGFFKYYNFFLDNFIEAFTLLGKPVRVSSLNIILPVGISFYTFQTLSYSIDVYKRKMEPTRDFIAFAAFVSFFPQLVAGPIERATHLLPQFYKKRVFDYTQAVDGMRQILWGLFKKVVIADNCAEYANQIFNNSADFNGSTLLMGAVFFTFQIYGDFSGYSDIAIGTSRLFGFDLMRNFAFPYFSRDIAEFWRRWHISLSTWFRDYLYIPLGGSRGSLWMKVRNTFIIFLVSGFWHGANWTFLFWGALNAVYFLPLLLTKNNRNHIDIVAKGKIVPNLRDLMMMILTFAMVVFAWIFFRAESITHAFAIIKTIFSGSLFAMPAFIPKGTIAAVLLFIIVEWMGRENEYAIESVGTIKIPIVRYGVYYLVLIAIVLLQGNQQEFIYFQF
- a CDS encoding glycosyltransferase family 4 protein, which produces MKLVYFMETLAGKGGTEKVLATKSAYFADVLGYEVHIFILQDKQKLLAYDYSKNIHFHYLGTKVLNENFSVPILHHRLRVLELRRMSEELFKTIQPDIIIGLGLGIGDFVFPHVAKKLKIPTIREYHYSTIAAKNTIALTQPFIRRKKLAIEFKRMFSKLKKYNKLVLLTQQDAEEGKYTTPHVVIPNVLNQSDEAGVSKLVNKRVISVGSMRSRIKRFDRQIELWREVVKTRPEWQLDIYGDGVERSHLQSLIDSYGLNDNVTLHGNVNNISDKYLESSVFIMTSDGEGLPMVIIEAMSYGLPCVSYKCSCGPLDVIREGIDGYVIEMDDRTAFLENLYEVMDNEDLRLQMGKNAKERSLDYTSEKIMPMWVNLFNEVKDINIS
- a CDS encoding CatB-related O-acetyltransferase — its product is MTDTIRKILWRLLGVDRNHLLKSIDYVFLKNDPYTFIGKRTYDNGAKLWRWTNTPVLIGKYCSIANNVNFIVDGANHSISRITAYPIFDQLFKENERILGESKSDFLDKHNTKRGIEIGNDVWIGMGAIILPGVKIGNGVTIAAGSVVTKDIEDYCIVAGVPARIVDHKCDVSCKRLMNEIAWWDWEDEKIKINAANFMASSIEEFIMKIK
- a CDS encoding oligosaccharide flippase family protein; amino-acid sequence: MAINQLKAGASLSYLNIVMVNVIGLVLTPFIIRTLGDSEYGLYTLIGSFVAYLSLMDLGLNNTIVRFVSKYRAEKNRIKEDEFLGSIYVIYGVISTLVIIIGLIFYFNIESIFSESLTPDQIIRAKIMYLILVFNIAITLPGGSFTAICNAYEQFVFPRSVNFLRYIIRAVTVVAVLKLGGKAVSLVILDTVLNIVGISSLFIYAKFKLKIRATFSNIHFNAIAPIFNYSVWIFVIAITQSFQWNAGQLVLGINIDTVQVAIFAVGIMLGTYYGAFAGAINTLLLPKASQMVVQGKTSEELTMAMVKVGRLCNGVSLLILSGFFLFGKAFIHLWVGDDYQMSWMVAFLVMLAMTIPLSQSFGNSIIEARNKVRFKAIANLLTITMGVIIGFFLSKEYGIKGMIYPLTAAMFINVIITNLYFRHVFGFKLLLFYSRVYFKQILVLLVLIGSVRFLIGYINIVFTWIGLGLSVFVYATIYSLIFYFFLMNKDEKAIIGKIL
- a CDS encoding DUF4372 domain-containing protein, which gives rise to MGKSTIFSGQPIFNQLLTFIDKSEIRKIAKQHGSERYVKKFTTYNHLVVMLFVALEGYSSIREVILGLLANAHKLSHLGLSYLVKRTTFSEANKRRSSKVFEDIYMSVYRKHASSLADSRLQEKELKRLYIMDSSTISLFKDILKGVGRNPKNGKRKAASRLIH
- a CDS encoding IS4 family transposase, whose translation is MAKERRHQGSYTDKSRRERPCLIRYSEAAKHDHLFLAEAMHLPSGSIITFDKGYVDYARYEVFSDKSIWYVTRLKDNALYKARQEFDIPDDADSGVLKDEEIVLLDGSNKTKEHKARRIAYWDNENGRVFEFITNNMELAAETIAYIYKKRWQIELLFKQLKQNFPLKYFLGDNENAIEIQIWAAMLANLLITLVKSKLKRNWAFSNMVSIIR
- a CDS encoding acyltransferase encodes the protein MEECSKNDSRIKWIDMLKGITILLVAFNHAVCAAYSDAISTHSSSILFDWFVHSSNSLLAVARMPAFFLAAGIVMAALKKNKLKWFLSKRMPLMIWLIIIWTLLSFLVERIGLHLYPWEPYPYLPQNSLFILPYGNLWFIYALLILSGIAAVVSYMSYLKQMIITIILALLILFSMQYGFLKNILFHNLCFIGLPFFMAGFIFKKQVTYIFKRSNRLMLWMVGLAVFVLLIHSLLFITYGSIRTSGFIRILILNIPVTFFFVGLVVYLMSYSDYINTTFINIGKNSLEIFLLHQFFVALFIHLYKLIGFDVNSVLGKIVLILFPIILCVVFVHYFKGILKPILFTVPKFGNNKVLVRLPRL